In a genomic window of Candidatus Izemoplasma sp.:
- a CDS encoding lipoate--protein ligase, translating into MKTIINHSKDPRFNLALEEYVLKYLDTDEDFVLLWQNENSVIIGRNQNTVEEIHADYIKQHNVNVVRRITGGGAVYHDLGNLNFSFITKNLKDNLNNYRKFTDPVIKALNSLGVPAAFAGRNDIVVEGMKVSGNAQSYYKNKMLHHGTILFDVNLKMIADVLNVKKAKIESKGIKSNRARVTNIKPYLKKQVTVEEFEEQLLKYLLDTTDISKYVYELSQDDLKKIYTLMEEKYATWEWNYGASPEFSMEKVRRYKGGVLEFKFNVKDGTITNLKIYGDFLGSKDLTELEDALIGTNYEEENVRKVLAPMNVSEYFFNITLDDVVDCLFY; encoded by the coding sequence ATGAAGACCATTATTAATCATTCAAAAGATCCGAGATTCAATTTAGCGTTAGAAGAATACGTCTTAAAGTATTTAGATACAGATGAAGATTTTGTCTTACTTTGGCAAAATGAAAATAGTGTTATTATAGGACGAAATCAAAATACGGTTGAAGAAATTCATGCTGACTACATCAAACAACACAATGTAAATGTTGTTCGGCGGATCACCGGGGGTGGGGCAGTATACCACGATCTAGGCAATTTAAACTTTTCATTTATTACCAAAAACTTAAAAGACAATTTGAATAACTATCGCAAGTTCACCGATCCTGTAATCAAAGCGTTAAATAGTCTAGGTGTTCCAGCAGCGTTTGCTGGCAGAAATGACATTGTTGTCGAAGGTATGAAAGTTAGTGGTAATGCACAGAGTTATTATAAAAATAAGATGCTACATCATGGGACAATCTTATTTGATGTGAATCTTAAGATGATAGCCGATGTTCTAAATGTGAAAAAAGCGAAAATTGAATCTAAAGGGATTAAATCAAATAGAGCACGAGTAACAAACATAAAACCGTACCTTAAAAAACAAGTGACTGTTGAAGAGTTCGAAGAGCAATTACTGAAATATCTATTAGATACAACAGACATTAGTAAATATGTTTATGAGTTATCTCAAGATGACCTAAAGAAAATATATACACTCATGGAAGAAAAATATGCAACATGGGAATGGAACTATGGAGCATCTCCAGAGTTTTCGATGGAAAAAGTCAGACGATACAAAGGTGGAGTACTTGAGTTTAAATTCAATGTTAAGGATGGAACGATTACAAACTTGAAAATATATGGTGACTTTCTAGGCTCAAAAGATTTAACTGAACTTGAAGATGCATTAATTGGAACTAACTATGAAGAAGAAAATGTTAGAAAAGTCTTAGCGCCTATGAATGTGTCTGAATATTTCTTTAATATAACATTAGATGATGTGGTAGACTGTTTATTTTATTGA
- a CDS encoding class I SAM-dependent RNA methyltransferase, with translation MQEFECIATTSFGLEAVCKRELIDLGYKIKKTENGKITFLTDKAGIARANMWLRSADRVLLKMDEFKVLTFAQLFDKINQIDWHKVIDKDGKFTVLAKSVKSKLFSLSDVQSITKKAIVEEMKTHYNTQWFDEKGALFTVLVSILKDKATVTIDTSGDGLHKRGYRVQSVKAPLKETLAASLVLLSFWQKDRVLYDPFCGSGTIPIEAAMIGLNIAPGLNRDFASKHWSWMGKSLWKEISREAFKAIDQDTKLEIYASDLNEESLKAAQDNAFEAGVDEHIIFKRGDARKQAYNKPYGIIITNPPYGERLLSEQSINSLYKDIGKLYKSLDTFSIYLITSSKEFETLYGKTSNKRRKLYNGNIETWFYQYYGPRPQNG, from the coding sequence ATGCAAGAATTTGAATGTATCGCAACAACCTCTTTTGGTTTGGAAGCTGTATGTAAACGAGAACTTATAGACTTAGGATATAAAATTAAAAAGACTGAAAATGGCAAGATCACATTTTTAACTGATAAAGCAGGCATCGCAAGAGCTAACATGTGGTTAAGAAGTGCGGATCGTGTGCTTTTGAAAATGGATGAATTTAAAGTTTTAACATTTGCCCAGTTATTTGATAAAATTAATCAAATTGATTGGCATAAGGTAATTGATAAAGATGGTAAATTTACTGTATTAGCAAAAAGTGTGAAGTCAAAATTGTTTAGTTTATCAGATGTTCAATCAATTACTAAAAAAGCAATAGTTGAAGAGATGAAAACACATTATAATACCCAGTGGTTCGATGAAAAAGGTGCTTTATTTACTGTATTAGTATCTATTCTAAAAGATAAGGCAACAGTGACTATTGATACAAGTGGAGATGGCTTACATAAGCGTGGATATCGTGTTCAATCGGTTAAAGCACCACTCAAAGAGACGCTCGCAGCCTCCTTGGTATTATTAAGTTTTTGGCAAAAAGATCGTGTACTTTATGATCCCTTTTGTGGTTCAGGAACAATTCCGATAGAAGCGGCAATGATTGGACTAAATATCGCGCCGGGACTAAATCGTGATTTCGCCTCTAAACATTGGAGTTGGATGGGCAAATCATTATGGAAAGAGATTTCGAGAGAAGCTTTTAAAGCAATTGACCAAGATACTAAACTAGAGATATATGCATCCGATCTAAATGAAGAAAGTTTGAAAGCTGCACAAGATAATGCATTTGAAGCTGGAGTTGATGAACATATAATTTTTAAACGCGGTGATGCAAGAAAGCAGGCCTATAATAAACCATATGGTATTATCATTACAAATCCACCTTATGGTGAGAGATTATTAAGTGAACAATCCATCAATAGCTTATATAAGGATATAGGTAAGCTCTACAAAAGTTTAGATACGTTTTCTATTTACCTCATTACCAGCAGTAAAGAATTTGAAACGCTTTACGGAAAGACATCAAATAAACGCCGTAAACTGTATAACGGAAATATCGAAACGTGGTTCTATCAATATTATGGGCCACGTCCACAAAACGGGTAG
- a CDS encoding cation diffusion facilitator family transporter: MHQNQNNIGLAFFLNLSFTIVEVIGGLYTGSIAILSDAIHDLGDSLSLGIAYFLEKISHKKPDDIYTYGYDRFSLLGALITSFVLIGGSIFIISETIPRLFNPVQVDAQGMLLFAVLGIVFNGIAFFKTHQGHSLNEKTVSLHLLEDMLGWVAILIGSIVLLFVDFYVLDAILSLGIVVIILVYVYNSTKQLFNIFMQKVPDEIDFDDIMKQINKIDHIIKAHHGHVWTLDGIRHMMSIHIVLDTKLTIDKIISIKKMVKEKIQEFNIEHVTIECEFIEGEGDGYVESKTSI, from the coding sequence ATGCATCAAAATCAAAACAATATAGGACTAGCCTTTTTCCTTAATCTTAGCTTTACCATTGTTGAGGTAATTGGTGGACTCTATACGGGTAGTATTGCTATTTTGAGTGATGCAATACACGATTTAGGAGATTCGTTATCTTTAGGGATTGCTTATTTTCTAGAGAAAATTTCTCATAAGAAGCCAGATGACATCTATACGTATGGGTATGACCGTTTCTCGTTACTAGGTGCATTAATTACGAGTTTCGTACTAATTGGTGGTTCGATATTTATCATTAGTGAGACCATACCACGATTATTCAATCCAGTTCAAGTTGATGCACAAGGGATGCTACTATTTGCAGTGTTAGGAATTGTGTTTAATGGTATTGCGTTTTTCAAAACACACCAAGGGCACTCTCTAAATGAGAAAACTGTATCCCTTCATCTCTTAGAAGATATGCTTGGATGGGTTGCGATCCTTATTGGAAGTATAGTGCTACTTTTTGTTGATTTTTACGTGTTAGATGCTATTTTAAGTTTAGGTATAGTGGTTATAATTTTGGTATATGTTTATAATAGTACTAAGCAACTATTTAACATTTTCATGCAAAAAGTCCCAGATGAGATTGATTTTGATGACATCATGAAGCAAATTAATAAGATTGATCATATAATTAAAGCTCATCATGGTCATGTTTGGACACTAGATGGGATTAGACACATGATGAGTATTCATATTGTTTTAGATACGAAGTTGACGATTGATAAAATTATTTCAATCAAAAAAATGGTTAAAGAAAAAATACAAGAATTTAACATAGAACATGTCACAATAGAGTGTGAATTCATAGAAGGAGAAGGTGATGGATATGTCGAGTCAAAAACGTCTATATAA
- a CDS encoding PspC domain-containing protein — protein MSSQKRLYKNGEEAVIAGVCQGIAEYIDVDVTIVRLLTVFIAIFTSGVPVVLIYIIMAIVLPEKKELGYTNAKPKKRQDAFKKDNEFDLNEDDFTIDEKDYYE, from the coding sequence ATGTCGAGTCAAAAACGTCTATATAAAAATGGGGAAGAAGCTGTTATAGCTGGGGTTTGCCAAGGCATTGCTGAGTACATCGATGTAGATGTGACAATCGTACGGTTATTAACAGTTTTCATTGCGATTTTTACATCAGGTGTTCCCGTTGTGTTAATCTATATTATTATGGCAATCGTGTTACCAGAGAAAAAAGAATTAGGGTATACTAACGCTAAACCTAAAAAACGCCAAGATGCGTTTAAGAAAGACAATGAGTTTGATTTAAATGAGGATGATTTCACGATTGATGAGAAGGATTACTACGAATAA
- a CDS encoding transporter substrate-binding domain-containing protein: MKKLLLLVTTITFITLLSACGRDDVLRVGMDLQYPPFETVDVNNDPEGISVDIARAFGDYLGREVEIVNTDFGSIIPALNSGEIDIAIASMSITEEREQSVDFTDPYFYFKIISLLNADFASANNLTSDSTVEEVLAIEDVKYVGLATQVSTTIPESYGKDVTEAADLGTAIEQVAQGTADILLMSANPVVNGYNANPNETMILWDAFVSSPIGMAVAEGNSDLLEQANAFIDTFNEQGGLYDQLEEDWNPDIEESLGRYGLEFYINE, translated from the coding sequence ATGAAAAAACTACTACTACTTGTCACTACAATTACATTTATTACCTTGTTGAGTGCTTGTGGACGTGATGATGTTTTACGTGTAGGAATGGATTTGCAATATCCCCCATTCGAGACAGTTGATGTGAATAATGACCCAGAAGGAATTAGTGTCGATATTGCACGCGCATTTGGAGACTATTTGGGACGTGAAGTTGAGATTGTTAATACAGATTTTGGATCAATAATTCCTGCGTTGAACTCAGGAGAAATTGATATTGCAATTGCGTCTATGAGTATTACTGAAGAGCGTGAACAAAGTGTTGATTTTACTGATCCATACTTTTATTTTAAAATCATTAGTTTATTAAATGCTGATTTTGCTTCCGCTAATAATTTAACTTCTGATTCAACAGTTGAAGAAGTATTGGCTATTGAAGATGTGAAGTATGTTGGGCTAGCAACTCAGGTTTCTACAACTATTCCGGAATCTTACGGAAAAGATGTCACTGAGGCTGCTGATTTAGGAACTGCAATTGAGCAAGTTGCGCAAGGGACAGCGGATATTCTATTAATGAGTGCTAACCCAGTTGTTAATGGTTATAATGCTAATCCTAATGAGACAATGATTTTGTGGGATGCATTTGTATCAAGCCCAATTGGAATGGCTGTTGCTGAAGGTAATAGTGATTTATTAGAACAAGCAAATGCATTTATTGATACATTTAATGAACAAGGTGGTTTATATGACCAGCTAGAAGAAGATTGGAATCCTGACATTGAAGAATCACTAGGTCGTTACGGTTTAGAATTCTATATCAATGAGTAA
- a CDS encoding ABC transporter permease subunit (The N-terminal region of this protein, as described by TIGR01726, is a three transmembrane segment that identifies a subfamily of ABC transporter permease subunits, which specificities that include histidine, arginine, glutamine, glutamate, L-cystine (sic), the opines (in Agrobacterium) octopine and nopaline, etc.) gives MSNFASTLKNVNKKMMNSNIMKIIIKIARSKVFAYFLAILTVIAFMVFVVVRQTSKFSFASFDIYINMIITGVWNTVFLSLITLVGSMVLGFIFYLLSISKIKYFNALIDVLTEIIYGTPLLVFMVVMAFLIGPAFAAYTRFLMGTLALIFYMTPYMKNVYKSAISSISDEQYMAMDLFGFTSYQKYRYIIIPQVVRILMPPLMNNFSMIIKGSALIYVLSWPEIFYSIRVIQSRTFAFVEGYILMWGLYLIITIPLSQLTKVIERKWSL, from the coding sequence ATGAGTAATTTTGCATCAACATTAAAAAACGTTAATAAAAAGATGATGAATAGTAACATTATGAAAATCATAATTAAGATTGCAAGGAGTAAGGTGTTTGCCTATTTCCTTGCAATCTTAACGGTTATTGCGTTTATGGTATTTGTTGTTGTTAGACAAACGAGCAAATTTTCATTTGCTTCTTTTGACATATATATTAATATGATCATCACAGGTGTGTGGAACACGGTTTTCTTATCACTCATCACCCTTGTTGGTAGTATGGTGTTAGGCTTTATTTTCTACTTACTAAGCATATCGAAAATAAAGTATTTTAATGCTTTAATCGATGTTTTGACTGAGATTATTTACGGTACACCATTATTGGTTTTTATGGTTGTTATGGCATTCTTAATAGGTCCGGCGTTTGCTGCTTATACGCGTTTCTTGATGGGGACACTGGCTTTAATTTTCTATATGACTCCGTACATGAAAAATGTCTATAAATCTGCCATTTCAAGTATTTCTGATGAGCAATATATGGCAATGGATCTATTTGGATTTACATCATACCAAAAATACCGATATATTATTATTCCACAAGTTGTTCGTATCTTAATGCCACCATTAATGAATAACTTTTCGATGATTATTAAAGGAAGTGCCTTAATCTATGTCTTGAGTTGGCCTGAAATATTTTACTCAATACGTGTTATACAATCCCGTACATTTGCGTTTGTGGAGGGTTATATACTTATGTGGGGTCTTTATTTAATCATCACCATACCACTCTCTCAACTTACTAAAGTTATCGAAAGGAAATGGTCGCTATGA
- a CDS encoding ATP-binding cassette domain-containing protein, which yields MKIDIQHVSHTYDVEVLEDVNITLEDYTSIGIIGVSGSGKSTLIRMMAGLEAPTSGNIEIDEIDVRDPEYRQHVGFVFQNHNLFPHLTLKRNITLILEKTRNMSPQEASDAADKYLDILHLHDQKEKKPAKVSGGQAQRASIARALSIDPEIIFLDEPTSSLDPILTDEVLNAVEELRGLGKQFIFVTHVMSFVKDFADYVIFMDKGKIVEHGKPNILDDPNTEEFKSFMSKVR from the coding sequence ATGAAAATAGATATTCAACATGTTAGTCATACCTATGATGTTGAAGTATTAGAAGATGTTAATATTACCTTAGAAGACTATACATCAATAGGAATCATTGGTGTCAGTGGAAGTGGTAAATCAACATTGATTAGAATGATGGCAGGTCTTGAAGCACCAACGAGTGGAAACATTGAAATTGATGAAATAGATGTTAGAGATCCAGAATACCGGCAACATGTTGGATTTGTATTTCAAAATCATAATTTGTTTCCCCATTTAACGCTTAAACGAAATATTACATTAATTTTGGAAAAAACACGAAATATGTCGCCACAAGAGGCAAGTGATGCGGCAGATAAATATTTAGATATATTGCATTTGCATGATCAAAAAGAGAAAAAACCAGCAAAAGTGTCGGGAGGTCAAGCACAACGGGCATCAATTGCCCGAGCGTTAAGCATTGATCCAGAAATAATATTTTTAGATGAACCGACAAGTAGCTTAGATCCAATCTTAACTGATGAAGTTTTAAATGCCGTTGAAGAATTGCGCGGATTAGGGAAGCAGTTTATCTTTGTGACACATGTTATGAGCTTTGTTAAAGATTTTGCTGACTATGTGATTTTCATGGATAAAGGTAAAATAGTAGAACATGGAAAGCCAAATATTTTGGATGATCCTAACACAGAAGAATTTAAAAGTTTTATGAGTAAAGTTAGATAG
- a CDS encoding 50S ribosomal protein L25: protein MNIKKRVESGKKVRAKKSVPGVIYGSGIDSVAIQAEYQDVMKTFNQYGRNMTFTIDLDGDDHIVYIKDIQTDYMNTNQITHFDLQKVSSTDTITSYVPLNLIGRDDRAKIGLVLTINLDEVEVEYNVGKGVSSIDVDLSGLQENESVHVSDIEVPEGITMLSDPDEVVASLTYVTMEEIEEPTAEEDEVLEVEAIKQGPAEDEDSFEEEE, encoded by the coding sequence ATGAATATAAAAAAACGTGTTGAATCGGGTAAAAAGGTTCGAGCAAAAAAATCAGTGCCAGGAGTTATTTATGGTAGCGGAATTGATAGTGTCGCTATCCAAGCAGAATATCAAGATGTTATGAAAACATTTAATCAGTATGGACGAAATATGACATTCACAATCGACTTAGATGGTGATGATCATATTGTTTATATTAAAGATATTCAAACAGATTACATGAATACAAATCAAATTACTCATTTCGATTTACAAAAAGTATCAAGTACAGATACGATTACATCTTACGTACCACTTAACTTAATTGGTCGTGATGATAGAGCTAAAATCGGATTAGTACTAACAATCAACTTAGATGAAGTTGAAGTTGAGTACAACGTTGGTAAAGGTGTTTCAAGTATTGATGTAGACTTATCAGGTTTACAAGAAAACGAAAGTGTTCACGTATCTGACATCGAAGTTCCAGAAGGAATTACAATGTTATCGGATCCTGATGAAGTTGTTGCTAGTTTAACTTATGTAACAATGGAAGAAATTGAAGAACCTACTGCTGAAGAAGACGAAGTTCTTGAAGTAGAAGCAATTAAACAAGGACCAGCAGAAGACGAAGATTCATTCGAAGAGGAAGAATAA
- a CDS encoding exodeoxyribonuclease III: MKFVSWNVNGLRAAMKKGFMDFFKDIDADFFAIQETKMQENQKSWEIDGYHEYWNDADRKGYSGTLIYAKHKPISVQYGLDNGAYNDEGRIITLEYDNFYLVNTYVPNAKRKLERLDYRQDYEDAVRAYYQKLDQEKPVILCGDLNVAHKEIDLKNHKTNKKNAGFTIEERTKFGELLDAGFVDTFRYLHPETVKYSWWSYMFNARQNNAGWRIDYFVVSERLISAIEKAEILNEIYGSDHCPVTLELSI; the protein is encoded by the coding sequence ATGAAATTTGTTTCATGGAATGTTAATGGTCTAAGAGCCGCGATGAAAAAAGGATTTATGGATTTCTTTAAGGATATAGATGCAGATTTTTTTGCCATTCAAGAAACCAAAATGCAAGAAAACCAAAAATCATGGGAAATTGACGGATATCATGAGTATTGGAATGATGCTGATCGGAAAGGATATAGTGGTACTTTAATTTATGCTAAACACAAACCAATCAGCGTGCAATATGGTTTAGATAATGGTGCATATAATGACGAAGGACGTATAATTACACTTGAGTATGATAACTTTTATCTTGTGAACACTTATGTTCCTAATGCTAAACGTAAATTAGAACGTTTAGATTACAGACAAGACTATGAAGATGCTGTTAGAGCATATTACCAAAAACTAGATCAAGAAAAACCTGTTATCTTATGTGGTGATCTAAATGTGGCACATAAAGAAATTGATTTAAAGAATCATAAGACAAATAAAAAGAATGCTGGTTTTACGATTGAAGAAAGAACGAAGTTTGGTGAGTTATTAGATGCAGGATTTGTTGATACATTTCGCTATTTGCATCCAGAAACTGTGAAATACTCATGGTGGTCGTATATGTTCAATGCACGACAAAATAACGCAGGGTGGCGTATCGATTACTTTGTCGTGTCTGAACGGTTAATAAGTGCAATTGAAAAAGCTGAAATATTAAATGAAATCTATGGGAGTGATCATTGTCCTGTAACATTGGAATTATCTATTTAG
- a CDS encoding GGDEF domain-containing protein — MRTRVYLREKDQFKTAKIHDILDVPEEDITEKWQKTLDLLVKIAKVKAGLIMKITPENMKVFLKSQNKENPYHEDGKDHLGQGLYCETVIGDNRQLHIDNALKDKNWKDNPDVKLDMISYYGLPIRYPDGSYFGTICILDNTKITMDDYVAEWILLSRDIIEKDLVIMTQYQTLKHQVNHDFLTELSNRKRLYEFLNIVERDCKRDLYHYGIAMIDIRHFKQINDQYGHDTGDKVLKRVAQVMQKRVRQNDLLARFGGDEFVLVAKDIIETNFSKLLDSLEKTIQKDSVLMDYNISISIGYAMSYDLDCDYANLLAKADERMYKNRE, encoded by the coding sequence ATGAGAACGCGTGTTTATTTACGTGAAAAAGATCAGTTCAAGACTGCAAAGATTCATGACATTTTAGATGTACCTGAAGAAGATATCACTGAAAAGTGGCAGAAAACGCTCGATTTATTGGTGAAAATCGCTAAGGTAAAAGCAGGCTTAATAATGAAAATCACACCAGAGAATATGAAAGTTTTTTTGAAGAGTCAGAATAAAGAAAATCCATATCATGAAGATGGTAAAGATCATTTAGGGCAAGGCCTTTATTGTGAAACTGTCATAGGAGACAATCGTCAATTACATATTGACAATGCATTAAAGGATAAGAATTGGAAAGACAATCCAGATGTAAAACTTGATATGATATCCTATTATGGTCTTCCAATTAGATACCCTGATGGATCATATTTTGGCACAATTTGTATTTTGGATAATACAAAGATTACTATGGACGATTATGTGGCTGAATGGATTCTATTGTCACGGGATATCATTGAAAAAGATTTGGTGATTATGACACAATATCAAACTTTGAAACATCAAGTGAATCATGACTTTTTAACAGAATTATCGAATCGCAAGAGACTATATGAGTTTTTAAATATTGTTGAAAGGGATTGTAAAAGAGACTTGTATCATTATGGTATCGCAATGATTGATATTAGACACTTTAAGCAAATTAATGATCAATACGGTCATGATACCGGCGATAAAGTTTTAAAAAGAGTCGCTCAAGTGATGCAAAAAAGAGTAAGACAGAATGATTTATTGGCACGTTTTGGGGGAGATGAGTTCGTTCTTGTGGCTAAAGACATAATCGAGACGAACTTTTCTAAGTTATTGGATAGTTTAGAGAAAACGATTCAAAAAGATAGTGTATTAATGGACTATAACATATCAATATCGATTGGATATGCTATGAGTTATGATCTCGATTGTGATTATGCAAATCTTTTGGCAAAAGCCGATGAACGGATGTATAAAAATAGAGAGTGA
- a CDS encoding chromate transporter, with protein MVKTFRASIYFKLYIVFLRIGLFTIGGGYAMLPMLRKEVVNKYGWATDEEMLDYFAIGQSTPGIIAINTATFIGYKKAGIFGAFAATLGMVTPSWVIIISIAKFFEAFSSNPFVESAFAGVRVVVVVLILNAVIKMGKKSITNWITALIGILAFSLVMFLSISPVYIVIGSGIIGVLLYTFKIGGVE; from the coding sequence ATGGTAAAAACATTTAGAGCAAGCATTTATTTTAAATTATACATCGTCTTTTTACGTATCGGATTGTTTACTATTGGTGGTGGCTATGCAATGTTACCGATGTTAAGGAAAGAAGTCGTTAATAAATACGGTTGGGCAACGGATGAAGAAATGCTCGACTATTTCGCGATTGGTCAAAGCACACCAGGTATTATTGCCATCAATACAGCAACATTTATTGGTTATAAGAAAGCCGGTATCTTTGGTGCCTTTGCCGCAACACTAGGCATGGTCACCCCGTCATGGGTAATCATTATTTCAATCGCTAAGTTTTTTGAAGCTTTTAGCAGTAACCCATTTGTTGAATCAGCATTTGCTGGGGTCAGAGTGGTTGTTGTAGTTCTTATCTTAAACGCCGTGATCAAAATGGGTAAAAAATCTATCACAAATTGGATTACAGCATTAATAGGTATTTTGGCATTCTCATTGGTTATGTTTTTGAGTATTTCACCAGTATACATCGTTATAGGATCAGGTATTATTGGTGTATTACTATATACATTTAAAATTGGAGGTGTCGAATAA
- a CDS encoding chromate transporter, whose translation MALLRLFLIFFKVGLFTVGGGLAAIPLLQAEVLERGWLTQTQFTDMIAVSESTPGPIGVNISTYVGYSQFGIIGSIIATFGIVLPSMMIIMLIAKYVLHYRDSHLVSGIFTGLRPAVTGLILAAAGSIAMVTLIDIDAFKASRNILDLISIKAWILFFIFLFATNKWKHHPIFYIIIAGVIGIFIF comes from the coding sequence ATGGCCCTCTTAAGATTGTTTTTAATATTTTTTAAAGTCGGATTATTTACAGTTGGTGGCGGTCTAGCAGCTATTCCTTTATTACAAGCGGAAGTGTTAGAACGTGGATGGCTTACACAAACACAGTTTACTGATATGATTGCTGTTAGTGAATCTACCCCAGGTCCTATTGGCGTAAATATTAGTACTTATGTTGGTTACTCACAATTTGGTATTATCGGTAGTATTATTGCAACATTTGGTATTGTTTTGCCAAGTATGATGATTATTATGCTAATTGCAAAATATGTGTTGCATTATCGTGATAGTCATTTAGTTAGTGGCATTTTTACAGGATTAAGACCGGCTGTTACCGGATTAATTTTAGCCGCAGCAGGGAGTATCGCGATGGTGACACTGATTGATATTGATGCATTTAAAGCATCACGTAATATTTTAGATTTGATATCAATAAAAGCTTGGATTTTATTTTTTATCTTCTTATTTGCCACAAATAAATGGAAACACCACCCAATATTTTACATTATTATCGCAGGTGTTATTGGAATCTTTATTTTCTAA
- a CDS encoding cation:proton antiporter: MLLSLALIFTLGLILAEGFKKLHLPHFIGMIVTGAILGPYAFDLIDDSILNISSELRQIALIVILVRAGLNLDLQDLKKIGRPAILLSFIPATLEIIAIMIWGPLLFGLTYLEAAFLATILAAVSPAVIVPKMIHLMEMGYGKAKRIPHMIMASASVDDIYVIVLFSIVVKMYQTGHVGLTNIFQIPLAILFGILIGVVSGVMLSKLFAILRVRDTIKVLLVLACAFFIITLENVLQGTISMSGLLAVMVLGITFLNQSKERALRLQIKLSKVWVFAELVLFVLVGAAVNLSLAFSAGLLAIVLLVFSLMSRLLGVGIALTHTDLNYEERLFSGIAFLPKATVQAAIGAIPLSLGVPNGDLILAIAVLSIIITAPLGALGIDITKDSLLQKKNI, encoded by the coding sequence ATGTTGCTGAGTTTAGCCCTTATTTTTACACTCGGTTTAATTTTAGCAGAAGGTTTTAAAAAACTGCATTTACCACATTTTATTGGTATGATCGTTACAGGTGCAATCTTAGGGCCCTATGCATTTGACCTGATTGATGACAGTATTTTAAATATTTCAAGTGAACTGAGACAAATCGCTTTAATCGTTATATTAGTGCGGGCAGGACTGAATCTTGATCTTCAAGATTTAAAGAAAATTGGCAGGCCTGCTATTTTACTATCTTTTATACCTGCTACACTCGAAATTATTGCCATTATGATATGGGGTCCATTATTATTTGGACTTACCTATCTTGAGGCGGCCTTTTTAGCAACGATTCTTGCTGCGGTATCACCTGCCGTAATCGTTCCTAAAATGATTCACTTAATGGAGATGGGCTATGGAAAAGCAAAACGGATTCCTCATATGATCATGGCTAGTGCTAGTGTTGATGATATCTATGTTATTGTTTTATTTAGTATCGTTGTTAAGATGTATCAAACAGGACATGTCGGATTAACGAATATCTTTCAAATACCACTTGCCATCCTCTTCGGTATTCTCATCGGAGTAGTTTCGGGTGTCATGCTATCAAAACTTTTTGCGATATTACGAGTCCGTGATACGATTAAGGTGTTACTTGTATTGGCCTGTGCGTTTTTCATTATTACACTTGAAAATGTCTTGCAAGGTACCATCTCAATGAGTGGGCTTTTAGCTGTAATGGTTCTTGGGATAACCTTTTTAAATCAATCTAAAGAACGGGCTCTTCGATTGCAAATTAAATTATCAAAAGTATGGGTCTTCGCAGAACTTGTTCTATTTGTGCTTGTTGGTGCAGCGGTTAATTTATCTTTAGCGTTTTCTGCAGGATTGCTTGCCATTGTGTTACTTGTGTTTAGTTTGATGTCACGACTTCTTGGTGTTGGAATTGCCCTAACCCACACCGACTTGAATTATGAAGAACGATTATTTAGTGGTATTGCCTTTTTGCCAAAAGCGACAGTTCAGGCTGCCATCGGCGCAATTCCTTTATCTTTAGGCGTTCCCAATGGTGATCTTATTTTAGCGATTGCGGTATTGAGTATAATCATCACAGCGCCTCTTGGTGCGTTGGGTATTGATATAACGAAAGATAGTCTCTTACAAAAAAAGAACATCTAA